A genomic stretch from Streptomyces sp. QL37 includes:
- a CDS encoding Rv2578c family radical SAM protein encodes MRWENLAENTTKAGNGALFAADAVTTRTFDTPEFRGITFHEIRARSIVNRVPGASRMPFEWTVNPYRGCTHACVYCFARKTHSYLDLDTGLGFDSQIVVKVNAAELLSRHLASRQWHGQHIAMGTNVDCYQRAEGRYRLMPGIIEALRDHANPFSILTKGTLILRDLDLLRQAAEVTEVGVSVSVGFTDPELWRTVEPGTPSPERRLDVVRAMTDNGIGCGVLMAPVIPFLGDHPDQLRATVRAIAAAGATSVTPLVLHLRPGAREWFMRWLARHHPHLVRRYERMYADGAYAPTWYQRSITRRVHELAAEFGIGPADRGGARRVPRETPPALADGHAPGPTQLTLL; translated from the coding sequence ATGCGCTGGGAAAATCTGGCAGAGAACACCACAAAAGCGGGTAACGGTGCGCTCTTCGCCGCGGACGCGGTGACGACGCGCACCTTCGACACCCCGGAATTCAGGGGCATCACTTTCCATGAGATCCGGGCCCGCTCGATCGTGAACCGGGTGCCCGGGGCCTCCCGCATGCCGTTCGAATGGACCGTGAACCCGTACCGGGGCTGCACGCACGCGTGCGTGTACTGCTTCGCCCGCAAGACCCACAGCTATCTGGACCTGGACACCGGTCTCGGCTTCGACTCCCAGATCGTCGTCAAGGTCAACGCCGCCGAACTGCTGAGCCGTCATCTGGCATCCCGCCAGTGGCACGGCCAGCACATCGCGATGGGCACGAACGTCGACTGCTACCAGCGGGCCGAGGGCCGCTACCGGCTGATGCCCGGCATCATCGAGGCGCTGCGCGATCACGCGAACCCCTTCTCGATCCTCACGAAGGGCACTCTGATCCTGCGCGACCTCGATCTCCTGCGACAGGCCGCCGAGGTCACCGAGGTCGGCGTCTCCGTCTCCGTCGGATTCACCGACCCCGAGCTGTGGCGCACCGTCGAGCCGGGCACCCCCTCCCCCGAGCGCCGCCTCGACGTCGTCCGCGCCATGACGGACAACGGGATCGGCTGCGGAGTGCTGATGGCCCCGGTCATCCCCTTCCTCGGCGACCACCCGGACCAGCTGCGCGCCACGGTCCGCGCCATCGCGGCCGCCGGGGCCACCTCCGTCACGCCGCTCGTCCTGCATCTGCGGCCCGGCGCCCGCGAGTGGTTCATGCGGTGGCTCGCGCGGCACCATCCGCACCTGGTGCGACGGTACGAACGGATGTACGCGGACGGGGCGTACGCGCCGACCTGGTACCAGCGGTCCATCACCCGCCGGGTCCACGAGCTGGCGGCCGAGTTCGGCATCGGCCCGGCCGACCGGGGCGGCGCCCGCCGCGTCCCCCGCGAGACACCGCCGGCCCTCGCGGACGGTCACGCGCCGGGCCCCACCCAGCTGACCCTGCTCTGA
- a CDS encoding alpha/beta hydrolase produces MTKRAGILVAVGATVAGLVTAAPSTASTAPAATPAAAPLPWKGCGTKTYPALQCATVRAPLDHDNPSGRKVTLALSRIPHTAKKSQGPLLVNPGGPGGSGLSMAGFVASSLPAKLAAQYDVIGFDPRGVGKSTPALDCVPKYFEPVRPDSVPDSYEAERTARNRAASFAAACGEKHGDLLPYMDTVSAAKDLDVIRGALGAERINYFGYSYGTYLGAVYAKLFPERVRRLVLDSVVDPDGVWYEDNLGQDHAFDARHKALMAWIARNDATYELGKDPAAVEAAWYRMRDAVKKHPAGGKVGPGELEDTFMPGGYYDGYWPRLAETFAAYVNDKDQDALATAYEDFAAVDRSGDNGYSVYAAVQCRDAGWPRTWSTWRNDTWQAHRKAPFMSWNNTWYNAPCATWPVEPLEPVRVTNDDIPPALILQATEDAATPYEGGVTMSRRLKGSSLVVEQGGGNHGITLSGNNCLDAHLVDYLTDGTLPADGGSGADAVCDALPEPKPAPATKAGANMKGRTLHGLLGFRG; encoded by the coding sequence ATGACGAAACGTGCAGGAATTCTGGTCGCCGTCGGCGCCACGGTCGCGGGTCTGGTGACCGCCGCGCCGTCCACCGCGTCCACCGCGCCCGCCGCGACACCCGCCGCAGCACCGCTCCCATGGAAGGGCTGCGGGACGAAGACGTATCCGGCGCTGCAATGCGCAACCGTCCGCGCGCCCCTCGACCATGACAACCCGTCGGGCAGGAAGGTCACCCTCGCCCTCTCCCGGATCCCGCACACGGCCAAGAAGTCACAGGGTCCGCTGCTGGTGAACCCGGGCGGGCCGGGCGGCAGCGGGCTCTCCATGGCGGGGTTCGTGGCGTCCTCGCTGCCCGCGAAGCTCGCCGCGCAGTACGACGTGATCGGGTTCGACCCACGCGGGGTCGGGAAGAGCACTCCCGCCCTGGACTGCGTGCCGAAGTACTTCGAGCCCGTGCGCCCCGACTCCGTGCCGGACTCCTACGAGGCGGAGAGGACGGCGCGCAACCGTGCCGCGTCCTTCGCCGCCGCGTGCGGTGAGAAGCACGGCGACCTGCTGCCGTACATGGACACCGTCAGCGCCGCGAAGGACCTCGACGTCATCCGCGGGGCCCTCGGCGCAGAGCGGATCAACTACTTCGGTTACTCCTACGGCACCTACCTGGGCGCGGTCTACGCCAAGCTGTTCCCCGAGCGCGTGCGCCGCCTGGTGCTGGACTCGGTCGTCGACCCGGACGGCGTCTGGTACGAGGACAACCTCGGCCAGGACCACGCCTTCGACGCCCGCCACAAGGCCCTGATGGCGTGGATCGCGAGGAACGACGCCACGTACGAGCTCGGCAAGGATCCGGCCGCGGTCGAAGCCGCCTGGTACCGGATGCGCGACGCGGTGAAGAAGCACCCGGCGGGGGGCAAGGTCGGGCCGGGCGAGCTCGAGGACACCTTCATGCCGGGCGGCTACTACGACGGCTACTGGCCGCGCCTCGCCGAGACGTTCGCGGCGTACGTCAACGACAAGGACCAGGACGCGCTCGCCACCGCGTACGAGGACTTCGCGGCCGTGGACAGGAGCGGCGACAACGGCTACTCCGTCTACGCCGCCGTACAGTGCCGCGACGCCGGCTGGCCCCGGACCTGGAGCACCTGGCGCAACGACACCTGGCAGGCGCACCGCAAGGCGCCCTTCATGTCGTGGAACAACACCTGGTACAACGCCCCGTGCGCCACCTGGCCGGTGGAGCCGCTGGAGCCCGTGCGGGTCACCAACGACGACATCCCGCCCGCGCTGATCCTCCAGGCCACCGAAGACGCGGCCACGCCCTACGAGGGCGGCGTCACGATGAGCCGCAGGCTCAAGGGGTCGAGCCTCGTCGTCGAGCAGGGCGGCGGCAATCACGGCATCACCCTGAGCGGCAACAACTGCCTGGACGCGCATCTGGTGGACTACCTCACCGACGGCACCCTCCCGGCCGACGGCGGCAGCGGCGCGGACGCGGTGTGCGACGCCCTGCCGGAGCCGAAGCCCGCCCCGGCCACGAAGGCAGGCGCGAACATGAAGGGCAGGACGCTGCACGGCCTGCTCGGCTTCCGCGGCTGA
- a CDS encoding GNAT family N-acetyltransferase, translated as MDRVTTHPEPAYAPGVRIRAMTLGDCAAVADIRVRGWRWAYAGLVPQAYLDAMDVARDAERRRAYLTADDGPVNLVAHAPDTTVTGWACYGPCRDESARAASAELYALYVHPDHIGTGTGRALLAEVTTRARADGYTGMSLWVLKENARARRFYERAGFRPDGAEEAFDTGGAMVPEVRYVRTLSPPGAG; from the coding sequence ATGGACCGCGTGACCACGCACCCCGAGCCCGCGTACGCCCCCGGCGTGCGTATACGTGCCATGACCCTCGGCGACTGCGCCGCCGTGGCGGACATCCGGGTGCGCGGCTGGCGGTGGGCGTACGCCGGGTTGGTCCCGCAGGCGTACCTGGACGCGATGGACGTCGCCCGGGACGCCGAGCGCCGGCGCGCGTACCTCACGGCGGACGACGGACCGGTGAACCTGGTGGCGCACGCTCCGGACACCACGGTGACCGGCTGGGCCTGCTACGGACCGTGCCGCGACGAGAGCGCCCGGGCCGCCAGCGCGGAGCTGTACGCCCTCTACGTCCACCCGGACCACATCGGCACGGGCACCGGGCGCGCGCTGCTGGCCGAGGTCACCACGCGGGCCCGTGCGGACGGATACACCGGGATGTCCCTCTGGGTGCTCAAGGAGAACGCACGTGCGCGGCGCTTCTACGAGCGCGCGGGCTTCCGCCCGGACGGCGCGGAGGAGGCCTTCGACACCGGGGGTGCCATGGTGCCCGAGGTCAGGTACGTCCGCACGCTCAGCCCGCCGGGAGCCGGCTGA
- a CDS encoding adenylosuccinate lyase, which translates to MDEEFRSLTDRLEGEAREPEAFRRLIATEDEEELARVLVERERPLWAREIAAFRLGCRGDRRAFEALVLLLNHRDPERCVSAAHALRLLGDPRTPRAAAALATNSLRTGYALHPVRLLADLRAPESVPALVSTLHRLLTPDEPHWRVALACVEGLGSLGDGRARPVLEAALPHPRLGAAAAEALSRLPAG; encoded by the coding sequence ATGGATGAGGAGTTCCGCTCGCTTACGGACAGGCTCGAGGGCGAGGCCCGTGAACCGGAGGCCTTCCGCCGTCTGATCGCCACCGAGGACGAGGAGGAGCTGGCCAGGGTCCTCGTGGAACGCGAACGCCCCCTCTGGGCCCGCGAGATCGCGGCGTTCCGGCTCGGCTGCCGGGGCGACCGCCGGGCCTTCGAGGCGCTGGTCCTCCTCCTCAACCACCGAGATCCCGAGCGCTGTGTGTCCGCCGCGCACGCCCTCCGGCTCCTCGGTGACCCGCGGACCCCGAGAGCGGCGGCCGCGCTCGCCACCAACAGCCTCCGGACGGGCTACGCCCTGCATCCGGTGCGACTGCTGGCCGATCTGCGCGCACCCGAGTCGGTGCCCGCCCTGGTCAGCACCCTGCACCGGCTGCTGACCCCCGACGAGCCGCACTGGCGCGTCGCGTTGGCCTGCGTCGAGGGCCTGGGGAGCCTGGGGGACGGAAGGGCCCGCCCGGTCCTGGAGGCCGCCCTGCCGCATCCCCGGCTCGGCGCGGCGGCGGCGGAGGCGCTCAGCCGGCTCCCGGCGGGCTGA
- a CDS encoding 3-hydroxyacyl-CoA dehydrogenase, with protein MDTPLTTIAVVGLGTMGTGIAEALARAGREVIGIDIDEAAARQAVATLEASTERAVRRERITEQERRDILARFRTFSDLQAAAEAELVIEVVPETYEIKQQVFRELDAVVSPTTILATGTNALSVTRLAAESQHPERVLGLHFFNPAPAMRLVEVVSSVLTAPPAVESVTRLARELGKEPVAVGDRPGFVADGLLFGYLNQAAAMYEANYASREDIDAAMKLGCGLPMGPLALLDLIGVDTARTVLEAMYSASHDRLHAPTPVLGQLSAAGLTGRKAGRGFYTYDAPGGQTVVPDALTPVESAGPVPGREVSSVGVAGSGTMASGIAEVFAKAGYTVVLAARSQEKADAAKARIAKSLGRSVSKGRLTEEARDEALARITPAGTLDSFAEVDLAVEAVVEDLEIKRDLFQTLDKVCKPGAVLATTTSSLPVVAVARVTSRPEDVIGMHFFNPAPAMKLVEVVRTVLTADDVHATVREVCVKVRKHPVDCGDRAGFIVNALLFPYLNNAIKMVEEHYASLDDIDTAMKLGGGYPMGPFELLDVVGLDVSLAIEKVLHSEFRDPGLAPAPLLEHLVAAGCLGRKTGRGFREYARR; from the coding sequence ATGGACACCCCGCTCACCACCATCGCCGTCGTCGGCCTCGGCACCATGGGCACCGGCATCGCCGAGGCCCTGGCCCGTGCGGGCCGCGAGGTCATAGGCATCGACATCGACGAAGCCGCCGCCCGGCAGGCCGTCGCCACCCTGGAGGCCTCCACCGAGCGCGCCGTACGCCGCGAGCGGATCACGGAGCAGGAGCGGCGCGACATCCTCGCCCGCTTCCGTACGTTCTCCGATCTGCAGGCCGCCGCGGAGGCGGAGCTGGTCATAGAGGTCGTGCCGGAGACGTACGAGATCAAGCAGCAGGTCTTCCGGGAGCTGGACGCGGTGGTCTCCCCCACCACGATCCTCGCGACGGGCACGAACGCCCTGTCCGTGACCCGGCTGGCCGCCGAGTCGCAGCACCCCGAGCGTGTCCTGGGCCTGCACTTCTTCAACCCGGCGCCCGCGATGAGGCTCGTCGAGGTGGTCTCCTCCGTGCTGACCGCCCCGCCCGCCGTGGAGAGCGTCACCCGGCTCGCCCGTGAGCTGGGCAAGGAGCCGGTCGCGGTCGGCGACCGCCCCGGCTTCGTCGCGGACGGCCTGCTGTTCGGCTATCTCAACCAGGCCGCGGCGATGTACGAGGCCAACTACGCCTCCCGTGAGGACATCGACGCCGCCATGAAGCTGGGCTGCGGGCTGCCGATGGGCCCCCTGGCGCTGCTCGACCTGATCGGCGTCGACACGGCCCGCACGGTGCTGGAGGCCATGTACTCCGCCTCCCACGACAGGCTGCACGCGCCGACGCCGGTGCTCGGCCAGCTCAGCGCGGCCGGCCTGACCGGCCGCAAGGCGGGCCGCGGCTTCTACACGTACGACGCCCCGGGCGGCCAGACCGTGGTGCCGGACGCCCTGACGCCGGTGGAGAGCGCGGGCCCGGTCCCCGGGCGCGAGGTCTCCTCGGTGGGGGTGGCAGGGTCGGGAACGATGGCCTCGGGCATCGCGGAGGTCTTCGCGAAGGCCGGGTACACCGTGGTCCTCGCCGCGCGCAGCCAGGAGAAGGCGGACGCGGCCAAGGCGCGGATCGCCAAGTCCCTGGGCCGCTCCGTCTCCAAGGGAAGGCTGACGGAGGAGGCGCGGGACGAGGCCCTCGCCCGGATCACTCCGGCCGGCACCCTGGACTCCTTCGCCGAGGTCGATCTCGCGGTCGAGGCGGTCGTCGAGGACCTGGAGATCAAGCGGGACCTCTTCCAGACCCTGGACAAGGTCTGCAAGCCGGGTGCGGTGCTCGCGACGACCACCTCTTCGCTGCCGGTCGTGGCGGTCGCCCGGGTGACCTCGCGTCCCGAGGACGTCATCGGGATGCACTTCTTCAACCCGGCGCCCGCGATGAAGCTGGTCGAGGTGGTCCGCACGGTGCTGACCGCCGACGACGTGCACGCCACGGTCCGCGAGGTCTGCGTCAAGGTGCGCAAGCACCCGGTCGACTGCGGTGACCGGGCGGGCTTCATCGTGAACGCGCTGCTCTTCCCCTACCTCAACAACGCGATCAAGATGGTCGAGGAGCACTACGCGTCGCTCGACGACATCGACACGGCGATGAAGCTGGGCGGCGGCTACCCCATGGGCCCCTTCGAGCTCCTGGACGTCGTCGGCCTGGACGTGTCGCTCGCCATCGAGAAGGTTCTGCACAGCGAGTTCCGCGACCCGGGCCTCGCCCCGGCACCGCTGCTCGAACACCTGGTGGCCGCGGGCTGCCTCGGCCGCAAGACGGGGCGCGGCTTCCGCGAATATGCCCGCCGCTGA
- a CDS encoding TetR family transcriptional regulator gives MSQPAKSPRSSASADAPESAASTRAAAQRLKMRRELAAAAMELFATKGYEATTVDEIAGAAGVARRTFFRHFRSKEEAIFPDHDDTLVRAEAVLNAAPAHEHPLDTVCRGIKEVMKMYAAKPAVSVARYKLTREVPTLREAEIASVARYERLFTRYLLGHFDERDHQVGNDDPLLAEVAASAVVTAHNHVLRRWLRADGQGDVESQLDHAFAIVRETFGTGIGAGRTVGGDTGKAPAASVSREGEVLVTVARTDAPLDEIMRTIQKALKEH, from the coding sequence ATGTCCCAACCCGCCAAGTCCCCTCGTTCCTCCGCGTCGGCGGACGCCCCTGAGAGTGCCGCGAGCACCCGCGCCGCCGCCCAGCGACTCAAAATGCGCCGTGAACTGGCTGCGGCAGCCATGGAACTGTTCGCCACGAAGGGGTACGAGGCGACGACGGTCGACGAGATCGCGGGGGCTGCCGGGGTCGCCCGGCGTACGTTCTTCCGCCACTTCCGCTCCAAGGAAGAGGCCATCTTCCCGGACCACGACGACACCCTCGTCAGGGCCGAGGCGGTCCTCAACGCCGCACCCGCGCACGAGCACCCGCTCGACACCGTGTGCCGCGGCATCAAGGAAGTCATGAAGATGTACGCGGCGAAGCCGGCGGTCTCCGTGGCGCGCTACAAGCTGACCCGTGAGGTGCCCACGCTCCGCGAGGCCGAGATCGCCTCGGTGGCCCGCTACGAGCGGCTGTTCACGCGCTACCTGCTGGGCCATTTCGACGAGCGTGACCACCAGGTGGGCAATGACGACCCGCTGCTCGCCGAGGTCGCCGCGTCCGCCGTGGTGACCGCGCACAACCACGTGCTGCGGCGCTGGCTGCGGGCCGACGGCCAGGGCGACGTGGAGTCCCAGCTCGACCACGCGTTCGCGATCGTGCGGGAGACCTTCGGCACGGGGATCGGGGCCGGGCGGACCGTGGGGGGCGATACCGGGAAGGCCCCTGCGGCCTCGGTGTCCAGGGAGGGCGAGGTGCTGGTCACCGTGGCCCGTACCGACGCTCCGCTCGACGAGATCATGCGGACGATCCAGAAGGCGCTGAAGGAGCACTGA
- a CDS encoding restriction endonuclease yields the protein MGIRTRRTARKGRRPEFDVRRTAFGFAFLALLICGAGLAVRTALRSAERHPVVAVASTVALVAAVVVFLRLRRSRRAAARAAAAAVETAYEVVDAALEELSEEDAVPPRPEPVPTVRYETMDPYDFEEAVAALCRRDGCLDAEVVGGAGDLGADVVGTTPDGRRLVVQCKRYTSDNKVGSQELQRFGGTCYAVHGAEAAVVVTTGEFTAPALEYAEQCGIVCVGFDGLTAWSEGAAPPWYASASVQPAEG from the coding sequence ATGGGTATACGGACGCGCAGAACGGCCCGGAAGGGGCGCAGGCCCGAATTCGACGTCAGGCGGACGGCGTTCGGCTTCGCGTTCCTCGCACTCCTGATCTGCGGCGCCGGACTCGCGGTGCGTACGGCCCTCAGGAGCGCCGAACGGCACCCGGTGGTCGCCGTGGCCTCGACCGTCGCGCTGGTGGCCGCGGTCGTGGTGTTCCTGCGCCTGCGCCGCAGCCGAAGGGCCGCCGCAAGGGCCGCCGCGGCAGCCGTCGAGACGGCGTACGAGGTCGTGGACGCGGCCCTGGAGGAGCTGTCGGAGGAGGACGCCGTGCCGCCGCGCCCCGAGCCGGTGCCGACGGTCCGATACGAGACCATGGACCCGTACGACTTCGAGGAGGCCGTGGCCGCGCTCTGCAGGCGTGACGGCTGCCTGGACGCCGAAGTCGTCGGAGGCGCCGGCGACCTGGGCGCCGACGTGGTGGGCACCACGCCGGACGGCCGCCGGCTGGTCGTGCAGTGCAAGAGGTACACGAGCGACAACAAGGTCGGCTCGCAGGAACTCCAGCGCTTCGGCGGCACCTGCTACGCGGTGCACGGAGCCGAGGCGGCCGTCGTCGTCACCACCGGCGAATTCACCGCACCGGCTCTCGAGTACGCCGAACAGTGCGGCATCGTCTGCGTCGGCTTCGACGGGCTCACCGCGTGGAGCGAGGGCGCCGCGCCGCCCTGGTACGCGAGCGCGTCCGTGCAGCCCGCCGAGGGGTGA
- a CDS encoding GNAT family N-acetyltransferase, protein MEPDETLALFDHEMRLHARPDGPGTHVERVGEVVRQTGGPDDWNGVVWTAPGLSPARAESEITAQVAHYTARGVGEFEWKLYAHDGPAGLGALLAAAGFEPEPPETLLVAPVADQAGAVELPEGVRLLNVTDAAGVELMVRAHELAFGTDGSRLRHRTLARLAEAPPDTFVAVVAMAGDEPVSSARMEMHPGTGFAGLWGGGTATEWRGRGIYRALIAHRARIAAGLGHRFLQVDATDRSAPILRRLGFTALSTTTPYVYRTAP, encoded by the coding sequence ATGGAACCTGACGAGACACTGGCCCTCTTCGACCACGAGATGCGCCTGCACGCCCGCCCTGACGGCCCCGGCACGCACGTCGAGCGGGTCGGTGAGGTCGTACGGCAGACCGGTGGCCCCGACGACTGGAACGGCGTCGTGTGGACGGCTCCGGGCCTCTCCCCCGCCCGTGCGGAGTCGGAGATCACGGCGCAGGTGGCGCACTACACCGCCCGGGGCGTCGGGGAGTTCGAGTGGAAGCTCTACGCACACGACGGCCCGGCCGGCCTGGGCGCCCTCCTCGCCGCGGCCGGCTTCGAGCCGGAGCCGCCGGAGACGCTGCTGGTGGCGCCGGTCGCCGACCAGGCCGGGGCGGTGGAACTCCCCGAGGGGGTGCGGCTGCTGAACGTGACCGACGCCGCGGGGGTGGAGCTGATGGTCCGGGCGCACGAGCTGGCGTTCGGCACCGACGGTTCGCGGCTGCGCCATCGGACCCTGGCCCGTCTCGCAGAAGCCCCTCCGGACACGTTCGTCGCGGTGGTCGCCATGGCGGGCGACGAGCCCGTGAGCTCGGCCCGGATGGAGATGCACCCCGGCACCGGCTTCGCCGGGCTCTGGGGCGGCGGTACGGCGACCGAGTGGCGGGGCAGGGGGATCTACCGGGCCCTGATCGCCCATCGGGCCCGTATCGCCGCCGGGCTCGGCCACCGCTTCCTCCAGGTGGACGCGACGGACCGGTCCGCCCCGATCCTGCGGCGGCTCGGCTTCACGGCCCTGAGCACGACGACGCCGTACGTGTACCGCACCGCGCCGTAG